Part of the Aquimarina sp. TRL1 genome, CCTATTTGTCTCTGATGTAGACTTTTTATTCTTAAAGGATTTTAAACCCTATTCTATTTTAAAAAGCAAATTTGGGTATGCCACTCCTCTTTTTTCCAAACTCTCTATGAATGTGCAAGTAGAAGCAGGATCATTCATAGGAAGTACCGACATCTCTTCTCTTGATTTTGCTCTTGGAGGATTTGGTGCGCAGACAATTAATAATCTTATTCCTTTATACGGATATGATTATATCTCTTTTACAACCAAAAGTTTCCTAAAGGGACTCCTAACATTAGATTATGAATTTGCTAAAAAAAATCATTTGAATTTTTCTGTAAATGCTGCCAATGTAGGAGATAAAATATTCAGTAGTGCTAAAGAAGTCTTTTCTTTACCTATCGATTATTCTGGTTTTGCTATTGGATATGGGATAGACACCTTTGCCGGTCCCGTACAGGTAAAACATTCATATTCACCTGAATTAAAAGAAAGCCAATGGTATTTTAGTGTAGGTTTTTGGTTTTGAGTATAGTTTGTAAAATATTTATATATTTGTAACACCATGAAATCAAGTTGGCAAAATTTACTACTTCTACTGCACTACCTCATCAAAAGAAACCCTGAGTGAGGCATTGTTTTATTTCCTGTATTTAAAACAAATAGTTAGTTAAACTTGTAAACTTTTATATCATGCCTTTTTACCACAAATTAGGGAACATCCCTCATAAACGTCATATCATATTCAAAAAACCTGACGGAAACCTTTATTACGAACAACTTTTTGGAACAATTGGTTTTGATGGAATGGCTACAAATATGTACCACCATCATCGCCCAACACAAGTAAAAGAAATATCAGGAAGCTACAATGTCGCTCCTGAAATTGCTATAAAAAACAATATTCAATCATACCGTTTACACGGTTTTAAGATCGCTCCAGAAAATGATTATCTGGAAAGTCGTAAAATTGTATTGACCAATAGTGATGTGCACATTTCTTTATCGGCACCCAAACAATCAACAACATCTTATTTCTACAAAAATACAGATGCTGATGAATTACTATTTATCCATAAAGGAAGTGGTAAATTCAGAAGTCACCTTGGGAATCTCGATTTCAAATATGGAGATTATATCCTTATTCCCAGAGGTACTATTTATAAACTAGACTTTGACACTACCGATAATCGTCTATTTATTGTAGAATCCAGAAGCCCTATTTACACTCCGAAACGATATAGAAACTGGTTTGGGCAGTTATTGGAACATTCTCCTTTTTGCGAAAGAGATATCAGAGCGCCCTATGAATTAGAAAACTATGATGAAAAAGGAGATTTTTTAATAAAAGTTAAAAAGCAAGATGAAATTTTTGATATGATATATGCGACACATCCCTTTGATGTTGTTGGATATGATGGATATAATTTCCCGTATGCTTTTTCTATTCATGATTTCGAGCCTATAACAGGAAGAATTCATCAACCACCACCAGTACACCAAACATTCGAAACAGATACTTTTGTTGTCTGTTCTTTTGTACCAAGACTATACGACTATCATCCCGAAAGCATTCCTGCTCCCTATAATCACAGCAATATAGATAGTGACGAAGTTCTCTATTATGTAGATGGTGATTTTATGAGTAGAAATGATATTGATGCTGGTCACATATCCTTACACCCTGCAGGAATTCCCCACGGTCCACATCCGGGAGCAGCAGAAAGAAGTATTGGAAAAACCAAAACTGACGAGCTGGCAGTAATGGTAGACACCTTCAAACCCTTAATGGTTACGAAAGAAGCCATGGGTATTGCAGATGAAAAATACTATAAATCTTGGTTAGAGTAATTTATATACCTATGTTTAATATCGACATACATATTTATCCGCATCTAAGAGCTATGTGGTAGGTTTTTAGATCAACAATGTATTCATAAATACAATCAATGGATACTGCACCGTATTATAATTACTCATAAAAACAAAATAAAAGCAACAAACATGTCAACAAATAAAACACCACAGGATTTAGAAAAAATAGTATCAGAGGCAGAAGATTTCTTACCTCTTTTAGGAACAGATTATGTAGAACTTTACGTAGGCAATGCAAAGCAGTCTGCCTATTATTATCAAACTGCATGGGGATTTCAACCCGTTGCTTATTCGGGATTAGAAACAGGAAATCAGGACAGTACTTCCTATGTAGTACAGCAAGGAAAAATTCGCCTTGTATTAACCTCTCCTTTAAAACAAGACGGTCCTATAAACAAGCACATTAATGATCATGGAGACGGAGTAAAAGTGGTAGCCCTATGGGTAGACGATGCGACTAAGAGTTTCGAAGAAACTGTAAAACGTGGAGCCAAGCCTTTCTTAGAACCTGTTACCGAAGAAGACGAAAACGGAAAAGTAGTACGATCAGGAATCCACACGTATGGGGAAACCGTCCATATTTTCATCGAAAGAAAGAATTATAACGGAGCATTTCTTCCTGGATTCAAAGCCTGGGATAAACCATACAAAACACAAGATACCGGGTTAAAATATATCGACCATATGGTAGGAAATGTAGGATGGAATGAGATGAACACCTGGTGTGAATTTTATGCTAATGTTATGGGGTTTGCTCAACTTGTGTCTTTCGATGATAAAGATATCTCTACAGAGTACACTGCATTGATGAGTAAGGTTATGAGTAACGGAAACGGACGTATCAAATTCCCTATTAACGAACCTGCTGAAGGAAGAAAAAAATCTCAAATCGAAGAATACATCGATTTTTATAATGGTGCTGGAGTACAACATATTGCTGTAGCAACTGATAATATCATAGAAACTGTAACTCAATTACAACAAAGAGGAATTGATTTCCTTACTGTTCCTGCTACTTATTATGATACTGTACTAGACAGAGTTGGAGAAATCGACGAAGACTTACAGCCATTAAAAGATCTGGGAATTCTTATTGACAGAGACGATGAAGGATATCTGTTACAAATATTTACAAAACCTGTATTGGATCGCCCAACAATGTTCTTCGAAATAATCCAAAGAAAAGGAGCACAGTCTTTCGGAAAAGGAAACTTTAAAGCGCTATTCGAAGCTATAGAAAGAGAACAAGAAAGCAGAGGAACACTTTAAACAACCCTATGCATCGAATGATTTTATATTCGAAGCATTTTTGTTAAAGCATTGTGAATATTGTTGAATTGTCGAATTTGGCTTAATTTTTTGTTAAAATTGAAATAAAAAAACGTTTTCGATTGATAAATATTTAAAAAAAGTTGAATTTTGCAAATGTAAGTGGATTGGTTACCATTTATACAAAAACAACAATTATTCTCATAATTTAAGTTTTTAGTTGGTTAATAAAAACAGAAGAGAGCTGTGGTGGCTCTCTTTTTTTGTTTATTTTTTAATACATTTAACACCGAATTACTTTCTTATCACAAGGATTAAACATTACTTTTGGAATAGATATTGCAAACAGGTAGTCAAACACATAACGATTAATTAATCAAGACCTCTAATGATTATGAAAAAAATAGTTATCATACTCCTTATACTCGCTTCCAACTTCTCTCATGCACAAGAAGTACACAAATCGTTTGATGCCGGTGAATGGTTTCGATTCAGAATACATTATGGAATATTCACTGCCAGCTACGCTACACTGGAAGTAAAAGCAGAAACCCTGAACAGTAAACCAGTATACCATGTTGTAGGAACAGGAAAGTCCTCTGGAGTTTTAAGTCTTTTTTTCAAAGTAGAGGACTATTACGAAACCTATATTGACCGCAATAAAGTATCTCCTTACCGATTTATTCGAAAAATCAATGAAGGAGGTCATACAAAAGATATAGAAATCAATTTTGATCACACCAAAAATGAGGCTTTCGTTTTTGACAAAAAATACAACACCAAAAAAACATTTCATACCAAATCAAATA contains:
- a CDS encoding homogentisate 1,2-dioxygenase; this translates as MPFYHKLGNIPHKRHIIFKKPDGNLYYEQLFGTIGFDGMATNMYHHHRPTQVKEISGSYNVAPEIAIKNNIQSYRLHGFKIAPENDYLESRKIVLTNSDVHISLSAPKQSTTSYFYKNTDADELLFIHKGSGKFRSHLGNLDFKYGDYILIPRGTIYKLDFDTTDNRLFIVESRSPIYTPKRYRNWFGQLLEHSPFCERDIRAPYELENYDEKGDFLIKVKKQDEIFDMIYATHPFDVVGYDGYNFPYAFSIHDFEPITGRIHQPPPVHQTFETDTFVVCSFVPRLYDYHPESIPAPYNHSNIDSDEVLYYVDGDFMSRNDIDAGHISLHPAGIPHGPHPGAAERSIGKTKTDELAVMVDTFKPLMVTKEAMGIADEKYYKSWLE
- the hppD gene encoding 4-hydroxyphenylpyruvate dioxygenase, with translation MSTNKTPQDLEKIVSEAEDFLPLLGTDYVELYVGNAKQSAYYYQTAWGFQPVAYSGLETGNQDSTSYVVQQGKIRLVLTSPLKQDGPINKHINDHGDGVKVVALWVDDATKSFEETVKRGAKPFLEPVTEEDENGKVVRSGIHTYGETVHIFIERKNYNGAFLPGFKAWDKPYKTQDTGLKYIDHMVGNVGWNEMNTWCEFYANVMGFAQLVSFDDKDISTEYTALMSKVMSNGNGRIKFPINEPAEGRKKSQIEEYIDFYNGAGVQHIAVATDNIIETVTQLQQRGIDFLTVPATYYDTVLDRVGEIDEDLQPLKDLGILIDRDDEGYLLQIFTKPVLDRPTMFFEIIQRKGAQSFGKGNFKALFEAIEREQESRGTL
- a CDS encoding DUF3108 domain-containing protein, encoding MKKIVIILLILASNFSHAQEVHKSFDAGEWFRFRIHYGIFTASYATLEVKAETLNSKPVYHVVGTGKSSGVLSLFFKVEDYYETYIDRNKVSPYRFIRKINEGGHTKDIEINFDHTKNEAFVFDKKYNTKKTFHTKSNIQDMMSSFYYLRNNIDITSLKKGDEKYVNMFFDNENYKFKLKFLGRETIKTKMGKIKCLKFRPYVQAERVFKEEESLTVWISDDDNRMPVKIKADILVGSIQADLDAFKGLKHPFKIVVD